The DNA sequence TCTAACCACTATGTTCTGACAAACAACGACCGGGCGCGTGCAACGCGCCCCTACACATGAAAAAAATTGTTCTGTTCTGGCACCGGCGCGACTTGCGGCAGCACGACAACGCGGGCCTGGCGGCGGCTTTGCAAAGCGGCTACCCGGTGGTACCGCTGTTTATCTACGACCGGGAAATCCTGGATTTGCTGCCCAGCCGCCGCGACGCCCGCGTGACCTTTATCTACGACGAGGTGGAGCGCCTGTCCCAGCAGACGGAGCAGGCCGGCGGCACGTTGCTGGCCTATTACGGCAAGCCGCTGGAAGTCTTTGCTCAGCTCGTGCGGCAGTACGAGGTGGCCGCCGTGTACACCAACGAGGACTACGAGCCCTACGCCGCCGTGCGCGACAAGGCCGTAGCAGAGTTGCTGCAACAGGCCGGGGCGGAGCTGCGGCTGTACAAGGACCAGGTCATTTTTGCCAAGAAGGAAATCCTGAGTAAGTCGGAGACGCCGCCCAAGGTATTCGGGGCCTACAGCAAGGCCTGGCTAGCCGCCCTGCGCGACGAGCACCTGCTGCCGTACCCTTCCCGGGAGCTATTTACCGCTGAAAATCTGGCCCAGCTGGCCGGCGCGGCGCCGCGGCCGACGCTGGAGCAGATGAACTTCGAACGATTTGAGCAGGAGGTGCCCGCCGCCGAGTTGCCGGCCGAGGAGCTGGTGCGCAACTACCACCTCACCCGCGACAAACCCGGCCTGGTAAACAGCAGCACGCGCCGCTCGGTGCATCTGCGCTTCGGCACGCTCAGCGTGCGGGAGCTGATGCAGCAGGCCCGGGCGCTGAACCCCAAGCTGCTGAACGAGCTGATCTGGCGGGACTTTTTCATGATGCTGCTCTGGCACTTTCCCGACATGGCCACTGAAAGCTACGACCCGCGCCTGCGCCGGGTGCCCTACCGCAACAACGAGGCGGAGTTCCGGGCCTGGTGCGAAGGCCGCACCGGCTATCCACTCGTGGATGCCGGCATGCGGGAGCTGAATCAAACCGGCTACCTGCCCAACCGGGCCCGGATTGCCGCCGCCGGCTTTCTGGTGAAGCACCTGCTCATCGACTGGCGCTGGGGTGACCGGTACTTTGCCGACAAGCTGCTCGACTACGACATGGCCCAGAACGTGGGCAACTGGCAGTGGATGGCCGGCACCGGAGCAGTGGCCGCGCCCTGGTTTCGGGTCTACAGTCCCCAGAGCCAGCAGGAGCAGTACGACCCCGCGTGGGCCTACGTGCGCCAGTGGATTCCCGAGTTTGGTACCAGCCAGTACGCCAAGCCCATTGTTGAGCATAAGTTTGCCCGGGAACGGGCCATCAGCACGTTTCGAGCGGCGTACCAGAACCAGGAATAGACTTTAGAATAAACAAGAACGTCATTCCGAGCTTGTCGAGGAATCTCGCGTGGCGTCGTCGAATCACTATTCAGACGTCAGCACGCGAGATTCCTCGACAAGCTCGGAATGACGATGTACCGTTGCTAGCCGCTAGTAGATGCGGTAGAACAGGGTTTTGCCGTTGCCCGTGCCGCCGCTGCCGGTGGTGGTGATGTGGCCGGTATTGCC is a window from the Hymenobacter aquaticus genome containing:
- a CDS encoding cryptochrome/photolyase family protein, producing MKKIVLFWHRRDLRQHDNAGLAAALQSGYPVVPLFIYDREILDLLPSRRDARVTFIYDEVERLSQQTEQAGGTLLAYYGKPLEVFAQLVRQYEVAAVYTNEDYEPYAAVRDKAVAELLQQAGAELRLYKDQVIFAKKEILSKSETPPKVFGAYSKAWLAALRDEHLLPYPSRELFTAENLAQLAGAAPRPTLEQMNFERFEQEVPAAELPAEELVRNYHLTRDKPGLVNSSTRRSVHLRFGTLSVRELMQQARALNPKLLNELIWRDFFMMLLWHFPDMATESYDPRLRRVPYRNNEAEFRAWCEGRTGYPLVDAGMRELNQTGYLPNRARIAAAGFLVKHLLIDWRWGDRYFADKLLDYDMAQNVGNWQWMAGTGAVAAPWFRVYSPQSQQEQYDPAWAYVRQWIPEFGTSQYAKPIVEHKFARERAISTFRAAYQNQE